A window of the Halopseudomonas phragmitis genome harbors these coding sequences:
- the aguA gene encoding agmatine deiminase codes for MYTLHSTPRADGFYMPAEWAPHGQTWMVWPERPDNWRLGAKPAQAAFAEVAKAIAGFEPVSVCVSAGQYENACAQLDHPGIRVLEMSSDDAWVRDTGPTFVINGQGGLRGVDWTFNAWGGFNGGLYWPWQRDDQVAGKILGLERCPRYRTDGFVLEGGAIHVDGEGTLITTEECLLNPNRNPHLVREEIELRLSDYLGIDKVIWLPQGLYNDETDGHVDNFCCFVRPGEVLLAWTDDEADPNYPRCQAALKVLQASRDARGRELLVHRMPIPGPLQASAEECAGVDRVVGTQPRDPSIRLAGSYVNFLIVNGGIVAPSFADPADEQAREILAQLFPERRVVMVPGREILLGGGNIHCITQQQPQP; via the coding sequence ATGTATACCCTGCATTCCACCCCGCGGGCCGATGGCTTTTACATGCCCGCCGAATGGGCGCCGCACGGCCAGACCTGGATGGTCTGGCCAGAGCGCCCGGACAATTGGCGACTTGGGGCCAAGCCGGCTCAGGCGGCGTTTGCCGAAGTAGCCAAGGCGATTGCCGGATTCGAGCCGGTCAGTGTCTGCGTCTCCGCCGGCCAGTACGAAAATGCCTGCGCTCAGCTCGACCATCCGGGAATTCGGGTACTGGAGATGAGCAGTGACGATGCCTGGGTACGCGATACCGGGCCGACCTTTGTCATCAATGGTCAGGGCGGGTTGCGTGGCGTCGACTGGACCTTCAACGCCTGGGGCGGCTTCAATGGCGGCTTGTATTGGCCCTGGCAGCGTGACGATCAGGTGGCCGGCAAGATCCTCGGGCTGGAGCGCTGCCCGCGCTACCGTACTGACGGTTTTGTGTTGGAGGGTGGCGCCATTCATGTGGATGGCGAGGGTACGCTGATTACCACCGAGGAATGCCTGCTCAATCCCAACCGCAACCCGCATCTGGTGCGCGAGGAGATTGAGCTGCGGCTCAGCGACTACCTGGGCATCGACAAGGTGATCTGGTTGCCGCAGGGGCTTTACAACGACGAGACTGACGGGCACGTCGACAATTTCTGCTGCTTCGTGCGGCCCGGTGAAGTGCTGCTGGCCTGGACCGATGACGAGGCTGATCCCAACTATCCGCGTTGCCAGGCTGCGCTCAAGGTGTTGCAGGCCAGTCGCGATGCAAGGGGCCGGGAGCTGTTGGTGCATCGGATGCCGATTCCTGGGCCGCTGCAGGCCTCGGCCGAAGAGTGCGCCGGGGTGGATCGGGTAGTCGGCACTCAGCCGCGTGATCCGTCGATCCGCCTGGCCGGGTCCTATGTCAACTTCCTGATCGTCAACGGTGGCATCGTCGCCCCCAGTTTTGCTGATCCCGCCGATGAACAGGCCCGCGAGATATTGGCCCAGCTGTTTCCCGAACGCCGGGTCGTGATGGTTCCGGGGCGGGAAATTCTGCTCGGCGGCGGCAATATCCACTGTATTACTCAGCAACAACCTCAGCCTTGA
- the argH gene encoding argininosuccinate lyase, with translation MSQDKTTNQSWGGRFSEPVDAFVARFTASVDFDQRLYKHDIQGSIAHATMLCKVGVLSEAERNAIIDGLTEIQAEIEAGQFDWRVDLEDVHMNIEARLTARIGITGKKLHTGRSRNDQVATDIRLWLREEIDVIVTELERLQRGLLDQAEQHAAVIMPGFTHLQTAQPVTFGHHLLAWFEMLQRDRERLQDCRKRVNRMPLGSAALAGTTYPIDRSITCELLGFEAVSGNSLDGVSDRDFAIEFCAAAALAMMHLSRFSEELVLWTSAQFNFIELPDRFCTGSSIMPQKKNPDVPELVRGKSGRVYGHLMGLLTLMKSQPLAYNKDNQEDKEPLFDAVDTLRDSLRAFADMIPAIKPRVDVMREAARRGFSTATDLADYLVRKGIPFRDCHEIVGHAVKYGVDSGKDLAEMSLDELRRFSDQIGEDVFEVLTLEGSVNARDHIGGTAPAQVLAAVGRGRQLLAG, from the coding sequence ATGAGCCAAGACAAGACAACCAACCAATCCTGGGGCGGCCGCTTCAGCGAGCCGGTCGACGCCTTCGTCGCCCGTTTCACCGCCTCGGTGGACTTCGATCAACGCCTGTACAAACACGACATCCAGGGCTCGATCGCCCATGCAACCATGCTTTGCAAGGTTGGCGTGCTGAGCGAAGCCGAGCGCAACGCGATCATCGACGGGCTGACCGAGATTCAGGCCGAGATCGAGGCCGGGCAGTTCGACTGGCGGGTGGATCTGGAAGACGTGCACATGAACATCGAGGCGCGCCTGACCGCGCGTATCGGCATCACCGGCAAAAAACTGCACACCGGCCGTTCGCGCAACGACCAGGTCGCCACTGATATCCGTTTGTGGCTGCGCGAAGAAATTGATGTCATCGTCACCGAGCTCGAACGCCTGCAGCGCGGCCTGCTGGATCAGGCCGAGCAGCACGCGGCAGTGATCATGCCCGGCTTCACTCATCTGCAAACCGCTCAACCGGTCACTTTCGGCCACCACCTGCTGGCCTGGTTCGAAATGCTCCAGCGCGACCGTGAGCGCCTGCAGGACTGCCGCAAGCGGGTCAACCGCATGCCGCTGGGCTCGGCGGCATTGGCCGGCACCACCTACCCGATTGATCGCAGCATCACCTGCGAACTGCTGGGTTTTGAGGCTGTCTCGGGCAACTCGCTGGACGGCGTTTCCGACCGCGATTTTGCCATCGAATTCTGCGCCGCTGCTGCCCTGGCGATGATGCACCTGTCGCGCTTCTCCGAAGAGCTGGTGCTATGGACCAGCGCCCAGTTCAACTTCATCGAACTGCCCGACCGCTTCTGCACCGGCTCTTCGATCATGCCGCAGAAGAAAAATCCCGATGTGCCGGAGCTGGTACGCGGCAAATCCGGCCGGGTTTACGGCCACCTGATGGGCCTGCTGACTCTGATGAAGAGCCAGCCACTGGCCTACAACAAGGACAATCAGGAAGACAAGGAACCGCTGTTCGATGCGGTCGACACTCTGCGCGACAGCTTGCGCGCCTTCGCCGACATGATCCCGGCGATCAAGCCGCGCGTGGACGTGATGCGCGAGGCGGCACGGCGTGGCTTCTCCACCGCTACCGACCTGGCTGACTACCTGGTGCGCAAGGGCATCCCGTTCCGCGACTGCCACGAGATCGTCGGCCACGCGGTGAAATACGGAGTGGACAGCGGCAAGGATCTGGCCGAGATGAGCCTGGATGAGCTGCGCCGCTTCAGCGACCAGATCGGCGAGGATGTATTCGAAGTGCTGACTCTGGAAGGCTCGGTCAATGCCCGCGACCATATCGGCGGCACCGCACCGGCTCAGGTGCTGGCGGCGGTAGGCCGTGGACGGCAACTTCTGGCGGGCTGA
- a CDS encoding sensor histidine kinase, producing MANGFWKLLKQPYVGEDFFLPDLCSSLAVFTLVVLAELVVLLWVLAQPATGGFDWLGLAMASLFVQWIVLLSAAVLCRLRGWMQRRALGLAIAVCYAVVIGLTLAFTILGEWLQQGMLGPLRWQPEQLLRHGVIALIMTSLLLRYFYLQQQWQRQNQAETRARLQALQSRIRPHFLFNSLNSIVSLIDSDPRKAENAVLDLSDLFRANLSDADGLADWAAERRLCEGYLRIEQYRLGDRLKVDWQVEQLPPDTPMPLLTLQPLLENAILHGLQPSVSGGDIRISGHWHDGQVELEVSNSCPLQDDSHQGARMALDNIRARLVALFGASARVEAWRQGPRFFSKLVYACKQPSHLSQRSH from the coding sequence ATGGCGAACGGATTCTGGAAACTGCTCAAACAGCCCTATGTCGGGGAGGATTTTTTCCTCCCCGATCTGTGCTCATCTTTGGCGGTCTTCACCCTGGTGGTGCTGGCCGAGCTGGTGGTGCTGTTGTGGGTGCTGGCGCAACCGGCAACCGGTGGTTTCGACTGGCTTGGATTGGCCATGGCTTCGCTGTTCGTGCAATGGATAGTGCTGTTGTCGGCGGCGGTACTGTGCCGGCTGCGCGGCTGGATGCAGCGCCGGGCTCTGGGGCTGGCGATTGCGGTCTGTTATGCGGTGGTCATTGGTCTGACCCTTGCGTTTACCATTCTTGGCGAGTGGCTGCAGCAGGGCATGCTCGGCCCATTGCGCTGGCAGCCCGAGCAATTGCTGCGCCATGGCGTGATTGCACTGATCATGACCAGCCTGCTGCTACGCTACTTTTACCTGCAACAGCAGTGGCAGCGCCAGAACCAGGCCGAGACCCGGGCCCGGTTGCAGGCGCTGCAATCGCGTATTCGCCCGCATTTCCTGTTTAACAGTCTGAACAGCATTGTCAGTCTGATTGACTCTGACCCACGCAAGGCGGAAAACGCAGTGCTGGATCTGTCCGATCTGTTCCGGGCCAATCTGTCCGACGCCGACGGGCTGGCCGACTGGGCGGCTGAGCGGCGGCTGTGCGAAGGCTACTTGCGTATCGAACAATATCGCCTGGGTGACCGGCTCAAGGTGGACTGGCAGGTCGAGCAACTGCCGCCGGACACCCCCATGCCTCTACTGACTCTGCAGCCGCTGCTGGAGAACGCTATCCTGCATGGCTTGCAGCCCAGCGTCAGCGGTGGCGATATCAGGATCAGCGGCCACTGGCATGACGGACAGGTCGAACTGGAAGTCTCAAACAGTTGTCCATTACAGGATGACAGCCATCAGGGGGCGCGGATGGCGCTGGATAATATCCGGGCCCGATTGGTGGCGCTGTTTGGCGCATCGGCGCGGGTTGAAGCCTGGCGCCAAGGGCCGCGCTTCTTTAGTAAGCTGGTCTATGCTTGTAAGCAACCCTCTCATTTATCGCAGAGAAGTCACTGA
- a CDS encoding LytR/AlgR family response regulator transcription factor, which produces MKVLIADDEPLARERLARLVSAMPGYSALPDMACNGHEVLQLVCEQHPDIVLLDIRMPGLDGLQVAARLCELNDAPAVVFCTAHGEYALEAFNVSAVGYLLKPVRSEALAEALAKAQKLNRMQLASLGKSNGLAEEGLVRSHISARTRKGVELVPIEDVLYFIADHKYVTLRHSGGEVLLDEPLKALEEEFGDYFVRIHRNALVARARIERLQRSAVGHFHLYLKGLPEETLTVSRRHVPGVRKLMEKL; this is translated from the coding sequence ATGAAAGTACTGATCGCCGATGATGAACCCCTGGCCCGTGAACGGCTGGCTCGCCTGGTGTCGGCCATGCCGGGCTACAGTGCTTTGCCGGATATGGCTTGTAATGGTCATGAGGTGCTGCAACTGGTTTGCGAACAGCACCCGGACATCGTTTTGCTGGATATTCGCATGCCCGGACTCGATGGCCTGCAGGTGGCCGCCCGGCTATGTGAGCTCAATGACGCACCCGCGGTGGTGTTCTGTACCGCTCATGGTGAGTACGCGCTTGAGGCATTTAATGTCAGTGCTGTGGGCTATCTGCTCAAGCCCGTGCGCAGTGAGGCGCTGGCTGAGGCGCTGGCCAAGGCGCAGAAGCTCAATCGCATGCAACTGGCCAGTCTTGGCAAGTCCAACGGCTTGGCCGAGGAAGGACTGGTGCGCAGTCATATCAGCGCCCGCACCCGCAAGGGCGTGGAGTTGGTGCCGATCGAGGATGTGTTGTACTTCATTGCCGACCACAAATACGTCACTCTGCGTCACAGCGGTGGTGAAGTGCTGCTGGACGAGCCGCTCAAGGCCCTTGAAGAAGAGTTTGGCGATTATTTTGTCCGGATTCATCGCAATGCGCTGGTGGCCCGTGCCCGGATCGAGCGTTTGCAGCGCAGTGCCGTTGGCCACTTTCATCTGTATCTCAAGGGCTTGCCCGAGGAAACCCTGACGGTCAGTCGCCGGCATGTGCCCGGGGTTCGCAAGTTGATGGAGAAGCTGTGA
- the hemC gene encoding hydroxymethylbilane synthase has protein sequence MTRHLRIATRKSALALWQAEYVKARLEQLHPELSVSLVPMVSRGDKLLDSPLAKIGGKGLFVKELETAMLEGEADLAVHSMKDVPMAFPEGLGLYVICEREDPRDAFVSNHFDSLDSLPEGSVVGTSSLRRQAQLMARRPDLAVRFLRGNVNTRLAKLDAGEYDAIILAAAGLMRLGFEQRIRYAMPPEESLPAGGQGAVGIECRSDDLELQALLAPLNDQDSALRVRAERALNRRLNGGCQVPIACYAERANGQLWLRGLVGDPDGKQLLRAEARGDEQDPEALGVAVAEQLLAQGAQAILDAVYAQ, from the coding sequence ATGACTCGACATCTGCGAATTGCCACCCGCAAGAGCGCCCTGGCCCTGTGGCAGGCCGAATACGTCAAGGCGCGCCTGGAACAACTGCATCCTGAGCTGAGTGTCAGCCTGGTCCCCATGGTCAGTCGGGGTGATAAGCTGCTGGACTCCCCGCTGGCCAAGATCGGCGGCAAGGGACTGTTCGTCAAGGAGCTGGAAACCGCCATGCTTGAGGGTGAGGCGGATCTGGCTGTGCATTCGATGAAGGATGTGCCCATGGCGTTCCCCGAGGGGTTGGGCCTGTATGTCATCTGTGAGCGTGAAGACCCGCGGGACGCCTTCGTTTCCAACCATTTTGACAGTCTGGACAGCCTGCCTGAGGGCAGCGTGGTCGGTACTTCCAGTCTGCGCCGGCAGGCGCAGTTGATGGCCCGCCGCCCGGACCTGGCGGTGCGCTTTCTGCGCGGCAACGTCAACACCCGGCTGGCCAAGCTGGATGCCGGCGAGTACGACGCCATTATCCTCGCCGCCGCCGGGCTGATGCGCCTGGGCTTCGAGCAACGCATTCGCTACGCCATGCCGCCGGAAGAGAGTCTGCCGGCCGGTGGCCAGGGCGCGGTCGGCATCGAGTGCCGCAGCGATGATCTCGAACTGCAGGCGCTGCTGGCGCCGCTCAATGATCAGGACAGCGCCCTACGGGTGCGTGCTGAGCGGGCGCTGAACCGGCGTTTGAATGGTGGCTGCCAGGTGCCGATTGCCTGTTATGCCGAGCGCGCCAATGGCCAGCTCTGGCTGCGTGGGCTGGTTGGCGACCCGGATGGCAAGCAACTGCTGCGCGCCGAGGCTCGCGGCGATGAGCAGGATCCCGAAGCGCTGGGTGTGGCGGTTGCCGAGCAATTGCTGGCCCAAGGGGCCCAGGCGATTCTGGACGCGGTTTACGCGCAGTGA
- a CDS encoding uroporphyrinogen-III synthase, whose translation MTPLVLLTRAEADNQRLAGQLEQRGISSLSMPLLHIEPEPETPEQRSLMLELDRYRAVMVVSPVAARLGLERLDRYWPQVPVGIDWFAVGAATAAELEAYGLRVHIPQDGQDSEALMRLAPWRAVLAAPEPRLLIWRGVGGRELLAGEVRAAGGTVDYLELYRRLPVPDLPRQLAAATAAGVRGILILSVQALEFWHQAAGATWAEQRHWRCWVPGARVAERARALGCDDVIVCHGADDAAVVAALAAHPLG comes from the coding sequence GTGACGCCATTGGTTCTGCTGACCCGGGCCGAGGCGGATAACCAGCGCCTGGCCGGTCAGCTTGAGCAGCGAGGGATCAGTAGTCTGAGCATGCCTTTGCTGCATATAGAACCAGAACCGGAAACTCCGGAGCAGCGCAGTCTGATGCTGGAACTGGATCGTTATCGGGCAGTCATGGTAGTCAGCCCGGTGGCCGCCCGGCTGGGGCTGGAGCGCCTGGATCGCTACTGGCCCCAGGTGCCGGTCGGGATCGACTGGTTTGCCGTAGGCGCTGCGACGGCTGCCGAGCTTGAGGCCTATGGCCTGCGTGTGCATATTCCGCAGGACGGCCAGGACAGCGAAGCCCTGATGCGTCTGGCGCCGTGGCGTGCGGTCTTGGCCGCGCCTGAGCCGCGGCTGCTGATCTGGCGCGGCGTTGGTGGCCGTGAGTTGTTGGCCGGCGAGGTGCGTGCGGCAGGCGGAACGGTGGATTACCTGGAGCTGTATCGGCGTTTGCCTGTACCGGACTTGCCCCGCCAATTGGCGGCTGCGACGGCGGCCGGTGTGCGGGGAATACTGATATTGAGCGTCCAGGCGCTGGAGTTCTGGCATCAGGCTGCCGGTGCAACCTGGGCAGAGCAGCGCCATTGGCGCTGCTGGGTGCCGGGCGCGCGGGTGGCCGAACGGGCCAGGGCCCTGGGCTGTGATGATGTGATTGTGTGCCATGGCGCGGATGATGCGGCGGTGGTAGCGGCGTTGGCTGCTCATCCGCTGGGCTGA